Below is a genomic region from Govania unica.
TTGCAAATTCTGTTTGTAGTTCAATTAATGGTATGAAAATTATAGAACTAGAAGATCTTAATTTTTATAAAATATTTAGTACAGTAGGAAATTATTCTGAAGTTGTATTAAATTATTTAGATATTGATGTTGTTGATTTTGAAAATTACTATAATTCTGCTTTGCATAATCTCAGCAAGCCTCGCTACCCTAAAGAATCCATGGAAAAAATTCTCACATCTCTCCTGGATTTAGTTTTGACGGCAGATAAAGATTTTCCTGAAAATGGTAAGGCAAAATACAAGAAGAAGCCAGTCTGCACTCTCGACAGCCTTTTCTATGAAATTTGCAAATATGATGCTTTTGCAGATTTGTTAAATGGAAAATTACAACGACTAGATCCTGTCATTCAGGAGTCGGGTTGCCAGTGGCGTGTTCCATTCGTTCTGGATTTGCATGAACTTTTGGTAAAAAGCTGTGCAACTATCCCCGTCGCAAAATTTTGGATTGAAGAATATACAGAAAAGCGAAAAATTTGTTTTGATATGCTGAAATTCCTCAAAAATTATGATGTTTTGCGCCTAATTATGGCTACTTTAGAGAGTTACAAAAAAGATAAAACGGTCGGTAAAGAATTAATTTTATCTGATAAAATATTGGATTTCTTAGATTCCAACCGTCATTTTAGTGAGATTAATGATTCAGAATACGATAAAAAAACTTTCTGGATTAAAAATCCTGAAAAAATTATTCAACTAATTGAAGTAAATTCTAATAAGAATATTTCAATTTTATTTGAAGTGATTGATAATCTCAAGGAATATGCCGTAGGTTTTATATTTCTTATCAATCTTTTAGAAAAGGATATGAAGAAATTTGATAGTATAGTAGATGGTTCCAAGATAGAATACAAAAAATCAAAGAATGGTAAGGAGAACTTAAAGCACTCCTTTGACTCTTTAAAGTATTTGACTCTGTGTAAGGTATATACGGTCAATCGAATTCGTCGAATGGACACTTTCGGATTGTCAGGCGTGCGGATTGATCTAAAGATGCCGTTGACCGGCAAAAATGATGGTGAATATACACAAATACTTGCCAGAAGCAGCCGCAAATACATGTTCCACGTTGCAACCTGTGTAGCAAAGGCTGATGAGCCTCTGGCCAACGAGGAATTCCTGCGCATCTCCGACGTTAATAAGAATTTGATCCTCTCCAACAAGGTCGGAACGTTCCAGAATAGTACGTCCTTTTCCACCCATGTCTTTTATGGACCGCTGTGTATGATACTCACGTATCAGAGCATCAAGAAACAGCCCATCCTTATTGATATTCGCCGCCTTGAATGCGAAGTGATAAACGACGTTCTTCTTTACATCAATCCAAAGACCGGAAAAACATACAAAAACGCCAGGTACTCCTTGAACGGGGCGGCTTTGCTATATTTTGAACCAGATGATGCAGGGAATTTCATATATTACCCCGAGCCGACGTTGGAACAGAGACGTAAAGTTGGCATGTATGTGGAATGTTACAGCATCTATCGGAAGGATATTGCCGAGAATGCCACAGGCGAACTGGCAATAGTTAGTCCGGAAAAGTTTTCTGACTATATCGATGTCGTAAAAAGCTCTTGGATCGTTGATTGGGTTCTCTTTGGGGCATGCCAGCATGACGAATTCCCATATCCACTTTGCTGGCTAGAGGAACCACAGGAAGGTAAAAAATCCAAACGCACGCGTTTAGAAAAAGCAAAACCGGATAATGTTGTCGTTGCGGATAGAAATATTCAAAACCTTTATTTCGAAATGCATAATAAGGTCGAAATTGGTGAAATAACTTGTGGTTCGCTTCTGAAGTCATCGGGTAAACTTTTGGGCACTACGACTGAGGATACCCATCTTTGGCGTGAACGCTTGATGTTCCAGGAATTGGTCAAATTATTCGGCATCAAAAGCACAGCTTACAAAGATTACTCATCAGATCGCAGCAATGGTTACCGCAGTGATGAGCCGGTCGTTTTTGGGCCAATCCATATCTATGGCTCAACCTATGAGCACAAGATCAAGGAAATCGAGGCGCTGCTGAAGAAGAATGAGAGGGAGCCGATCAAGGTTGAGCGTCTGATGGATCCCAAGGACGAAGAAGATCTGGATCTATAATCAGTTCTCGCGTTATTTACCCCCGGCCTGATCAGGCCGGGGGTTTTTCTTTCTGGCATGCGATACTCGTGAAACTTGAATAAAAATCAGGGGGCGATATGGGCTTTGGGATGGGGGCGAAAAGCGTATACAGGCGCATCCCACGCGGGATCTGGGTGTTGGGGTTCGTCAGCATGCTGATGGATATTTCCTCGGAAATGATCCACAGCCTGTTGCCTTTGTTCATGGTCGGGGCTTTGGGGGCCAGCGCGCTGCTTGTGGGGCTGGTGGAGGGGCTGGCCGAGGCGACGGCGCTGATCGTCAAGCTGTTCTCAGGCGTACTGAGTGATTATCTTGGACGACGCAAGGGGCTGGTTCTGGGGGGATATAGTCTCGGGGCCTTGAGTAAGCCGCTGTTTGCCTTGGCCTCCACCATGGGTTTTGTGGTGACGGCGCGGCTTTTAGATCGGGTGGGGAAGGGCATTCGCGGCGCACCGCGCGATGCGCTTGTGGCCGACATGGCTCCGCTTGAACTGCGCGGGGCGGCGTTCGGTTTGCGTCAGTCATTGGACACCGTCGGGGCATTTGTGGGGCCGCTGGTGGCGGTTGGGCTCATGCTGCTGTGGGCCAATGATTTCCGGGCGGTTTTCTGGGTGGCGGTCATTCCTGCTTTGATGGCGGTGATCCTGATCATCTTTGCCGTGCATGAGCCCAAAAAGCGGGAACAGCCAACGGCAAAGCGCGAAAATCCCGTAAGTTTTTCAAATCTGCGGCGTCTGAGCCCGGCCTACTGGCATGTGGTTGCGATTGGCGCGATCTTTACCCTGGCGCGGTTCAGTGAGGCCTTTCTCGTGCTGCGCGCTGCGGACAGCGGGGTTTCAGTAGCGTTGGTGCCGCTTGTCATGGTGGCGATGAATCTGGTCTATGCGCTGACAGCTTATCCGTTCGGGCATTTATCTGATCGCATGGATCACGGGCACATGTTGGCATTGGGTCTTGGTGTTTTGATTGCCGCTGATCTTGTGTTGATGGTCAGCCATCATCCCGCTGTTCTGCTGCTCGGTGTGGCGCTTTGGGGCGTACATATGGGCATGACACAGGGGTTGCTGGCCCGCATGGTGTCCGATGTGGCCAGTGCAGATCTGCGGGGCACCGCTTATGGGTTTTTCAATCTGATGAGTGGTCTGGCCCTGCTGGTCGCGAGCGTGGTGGCCGGGCTTATCTGGGATATTTGGGGGGCGGCGGCGACTTTTGCGACGGGGGCGGGGTTTTGCGTGCTGGCGCTGTTGGCCTTGGGCTTGCCCTTTGGTGGAACGAAAAAACCCCGGCCTTGAGAGCCGGGGTTTTAATCATCACATCAGGACAAGCTTAGCTGCGTTTGTCGATGCTTTGGAAATCGCGGCTGGTGTCACCGCTGTAAAGCTGACGCGGGCGGCCGATTTTCTGGGTCGGGTCCTCGATCATTTCGCCCCACTGCGCGATCCAGCCGACGGTGCGGGCCAGGGCGAAGATGGCGGTGAAGAGGCTGGTCGGGAAACCCATGGCGCTCAGAATGATGCCCGAATAGAAATCGACGTTCGGGTAGAGCTTTTTCGAGATGAAATATTCGTCCTCAAGGGCGATTTTTTCAAGCTGCATGGCCACCTGGAACAGCGGGCTGTCCTTGGCGCCGAGTTCTTCGAGCACTTCATGGGCGGTCTGGCGCATGACGGTCGCGCGCGGGTCAAAGTTCTTATAGACGCGGTGACCGAAGCCCATCAGACGGAAGCTGTCTTTCGGGTCCTTGGCGCGGGCGATGAACTCTGGAATGCGGTCGGGGGTGCCGATTTCCTCAAGCATGCGCAGGCAGGCTTCGTTGGCGCCGCCATGAGCCGGGCCCCAGAGCGAGGCAATACCAGCCGCGATGCAGGCGAACGGATTGGCGCCCGACGACCCGGCAAGACGCACGGTCGAGGTCGAGGCGTTCTGTTCATGGTCGGCATGAAGGATCAGGATGCGATCCATGGCGCGCGACAGCACCGGGTTGGCTTTCCACGGCTCGCACTGCGGCACGCCGAAGGTCATATACAGGAAGTTTTCGGCATAACCGAGATCGTTGCGCGGATAAACGAACGGCTGGCCGACCGAATATTTATAAGCCATGGCGGCGATCGTCGGCATCTTGGCGATCAGCCGGTAGGAGGCGATCATGCGCTGATACGGATCGTTGATATCGGTCGAGTCATGATAAAAAGCTGACAGCGCGCCAACCACACCCACAAGCACAGCCATGGGGTGAGAGTCGCGACGGAACCCATTGAAGAAGCTCTTCAATTGTTCGTTCACCATGGTGTGGTGCGTAATGTCGCTTTCGAATTTGGTTTTTTGACCAGCAGTCGGCAATTCACCGTTCAGCAGAAGATAACAGACTTCAAGGAAGTCACTTTTTTCCGCGAGCTGCTGGATCGGATAGCCGCGATGCAAAAGAATGCCTTGGTCGCCATCGATATAGGTGATGGTGGAATTGCAGCTTGCCGTCGACGTAAACCCCGGATCAAAGGTGAACATGCCAGTTTGCGCATAGAGGGTACGGATATCAATGACTTCGGGTCCGACTGACCCTTCAAAGACCGGAAGTTCTATTGTTTTTCCGCCAACGGTCAGGGTGGCGGTTTCTTTTGCGGGCGTCATTTTGCCGGTGGTTGTCATCTGCGCTCCTTTTTGGTTTTCGTAGAGGCTTCTTTCAGCGGGCTCGGGCAATTTGGTCTAACGCCTTTGCCGAATAGGGTCGTGACTGTGGACTTTCTTATAACGTTCGATGACCAGGATGAACAGTCTTGCTGTCGTCATGCCTGATCACGAATTCTCGCAAGGCTCTCGTCGCGGCCGAGAAGGACGAGCACCTCATAAATACCAGGGGAAACATCCGATCCGGTTAACGCGGCGCGGAGCGGCTGGGCGATTTTTCCAAGCTTCAGGCCGGTCTCCTCGGCGAGCGCCTTGATGCGGGCCTCCAAAGCCGTTTCTTCCCAAACGGGTTCGCCTTCAAGGGCGCTCAAAGCCTGGGCAAGCACGGCGCGGGCCTCGCCATCGACCAGTTTTTGCGCCTTTTCGGTCAAGTCCAAAGGTCGCACCCGGACATAAAACAAGGCAGTATCGGCCAGATCAATGAGGGTCTTGGCCCGGACTTTGAGGCCCGGCATGGCACGCGTCAAAAGCGTCCGTTCGTCGGCCGTGAGGGCTCGCTCAAGGCGGGACTCGATATAAGGGAAGGCGGCCTCGGCCAGCGCCGCATCATCGCTTGAGCGCATGTAATGGCCGTTCAGATTTTCAAGCTTGGCGAAATCAAAGCGCGACGGCGAGCGGCCGACGGCATCGAGATCGAACCATTCAATGGCCTGGGCGGTCGAGATGATCTCGTCATCGCCATGACCCCAGCCAAGCCGCAGCAGATAGTTGCGCAACGCCTCGGGCAGATAGCCGAGATCACGGTAGGCATCGACCCCAAGTGCACCGTGACGCTTTGACAGCTTGGCGCCGTCGGCCCCGTGAATGAGCGGAATATGGGCATAAATCGGACGTGGCCAGCCGATGGCATCGATCAGCTGAGCCTGACGGGCGGCATTGGTCAGATGGTCGTCGCCGCGAATCACATGGGTCACGCCCATGTCGTAATCATCGACGATCACCGACAGCATATAGGTAGGGGTGCCATCGCCGCGCAGCAAGACGAGGTCGTCGAGCTGGGCGTTCTGGAACCGCACTTCGCCTTGCACCTGATCGGCAATGACGGTTTCACCTTCGTTTGGTGACTTGAAGCGCAGCACCGGCTTGATGCCCGCGGGGGCTTCCGACGGGTCGCGGTCACGCCAGCGGC
It encodes:
- a CDS encoding MFS transporter gives rise to the protein MGAKSVYRRIPRGIWVLGFVSMLMDISSEMIHSLLPLFMVGALGASALLVGLVEGLAEATALIVKLFSGVLSDYLGRRKGLVLGGYSLGALSKPLFALASTMGFVVTARLLDRVGKGIRGAPRDALVADMAPLELRGAAFGLRQSLDTVGAFVGPLVAVGLMLLWANDFRAVFWVAVIPALMAVILIIFAVHEPKKREQPTAKRENPVSFSNLRRLSPAYWHVVAIGAIFTLARFSEAFLVLRAADSGVSVALVPLVMVAMNLVYALTAYPFGHLSDRMDHGHMLALGLGVLIAADLVLMVSHHPAVLLLGVALWGVHMGMTQGLLARMVSDVASADLRGTAYGFFNLMSGLALLVASVVAGLIWDIWGAAATFATGAGFCVLALLALGLPFGGTKKPRP
- the gltA gene encoding citrate synthase, which encodes MTTTGKMTPAKETATLTVGGKTIELPVFEGSVGPEVIDIRTLYAQTGMFTFDPGFTSTASCNSTITYIDGDQGILLHRGYPIQQLAEKSDFLEVCYLLLNGELPTAGQKTKFESDITHHTMVNEQLKSFFNGFRRDSHPMAVLVGVVGALSAFYHDSTDINDPYQRMIASYRLIAKMPTIAAMAYKYSVGQPFVYPRNDLGYAENFLYMTFGVPQCEPWKANPVLSRAMDRILILHADHEQNASTSTVRLAGSSGANPFACIAAGIASLWGPAHGGANEACLRMLEEIGTPDRIPEFIARAKDPKDSFRLMGFGHRVYKNFDPRATVMRQTAHEVLEELGAKDSPLFQVAMQLEKIALEDEYFISKKLYPNVDFYSGIILSAMGFPTSLFTAIFALARTVGWIAQWGEMIEDPTQKIGRPRQLYSGDTSRDFQSIDKRS
- the gltX gene encoding glutamate--tRNA ligase gives rise to the protein MTAKPAVVTRFAPSPTGFLHIGGARTALFNWLYAKHTGGQFRLRIEDTDRARSTDEAVAAILDGLQWLGLDWDDETVYQFARRDRHAEVALKLLAEGKAYHCYCTPEELEEMRATAKAAGRPMGYDGRWRDRDPSEAPAGIKPVLRFKSPNEGETVIADQVQGEVRFQNAQLDDLVLLRGDGTPTYMLSVIVDDYDMGVTHVIRGDDHLTNAARQAQLIDAIGWPRPIYAHIPLIHGADGAKLSKRHGALGVDAYRDLGYLPEALRNYLLRLGWGHGDDEIISTAQAIEWFDLDAVGRSPSRFDFAKLENLNGHYMRSSDDAALAEAAFPYIESRLERALTADERTLLTRAMPGLKVRAKTLIDLADTALFYVRVRPLDLTEKAQKLVDGEARAVLAQALSALEGEPVWEETALEARIKALAEETGLKLGKIAQPLRAALTGSDVSPGIYEVLVLLGRDESLARIRDQA